One window of the Zea mays cultivar B73 chromosome 3, Zm-B73-REFERENCE-NAM-5.0, whole genome shotgun sequence genome contains the following:
- the LOC103650039 gene encoding uncharacterized protein, protein MSAEQRNEYNNKRRQMRQRNKGQNVMPAISGDGDKKVNVDPDDDSDWLHRNETFQSNDYVATIDLLPPGSVHESVGTIGESGIGVREYRLERLRLYNQTPKRKEAKIEYMRKRRVLQADTLNVVSIAMEDPTYTPEVVHPATEPSTVTACDWVIPEFVRTPFLPAQTQTEDVGSFDMSTEAIKRKHHVPRGERQAILARRNQQFQASIARNVTTLNGDTIGDANNNAQCSVPCQAATLPTNGSEGITEQASGVEHTQEKPRVISNDDDDEAVIFGEDDDDDERYIFAGQYEETDEDIKIDGTQDESTGTDVPDPYDKSIQLLWWCTEDYFSTKSCCCSAQKLELFAGCRRPICR, encoded by the exons ATGTCGGCTGAACAAAGGAATGAGTACAATAACAAGCGTCGTCAAATGCGTCAACGAAATAAGGGACAAAATGTGATGCCAGCTATTTCAGGAG ATGGCGACAAAAAAGTAAATGTGGATCCAGATGATGATAGCGACTGGCTGCATCGGAACGAGACATTCCAGTCAAATGACTATGTCGCAACGATAGACCTTCTGCCACCAG GCAGTGTGCATGAATCTGTTGGTACCATTGGGGAATCGGGTATCGGCGTGAGGGAGTATAGGCTTGAACGCCTTAGGTTGTATAATCAGACACCAAAGCGGAAAGAGGCAAAGATAGAGTACATGAGAAAACGTAGAGTGCTACAGGCTGACACTTTGAATGTTGTGTCCATCGCCATGGAAGACCCAACATATACCCCTGAGGTTGTGCACCCTGCAACGGAACCTTCAACAGTTACCGCCTGTGACTGGGTCATCCCTGAATTCGTTAGGACACCTTTCCTACCAGCTCAAACACAGACCGAGGATGTCGGTTCATTTGATATGTCTACTGAAGCAATAAAACGTAAACATCATGTGCCGCGTGGGGAAAGACAAGCTATCTTAGCCCGTCGAAACCAGCAATTTCAAGCATCCATTGCACGGAACGTGACTACTTTGAATGGGGATACTATCGGTGACGCCAACAACAATG CACAATGTAGCGTTCCATGCCAAGCCGCTACCTTGCCAACAAATGGAAGTGAAGGCATAACCGAACAAGCAAGTGGGGTGGAGCATACACAAGAGAAGCCAAGGGTCATTTCCAATG atgatgatgatgaggctGTCATATTCGgagaagatgacgacgacgacgagagatACATATTCGCTGGCCAAT ATGAGGAGACTGACGAGGACATTAAAATCGATGGTACTCAAGATGAATCTACTGGCACTGATGTGCCTGACCCGTACGACAAG AGTATTCAGCTACTATGGTGGTGTACTGAAGATTACTTCTCTACTAAAAG CTGCTGTTGCTCAGCTCAAAAACTTGAACTGTTTGCTGGCTGCAGAAGACCAATCTGCAGATGA
- the LOC118476653 gene encoding lysine-rich arabinogalactan protein 19-like, whose product MPPPRKIRHASVSASPPCSRLTRRPTRRKTAMPPPRLALRADPQPPDPPGPASPSPRRSNNQAEEMHPQMWKLRAATRTAMQPPRTICHAPASHDPPCLRLGFSSVQPPDPSGPRLSFPSALKQPIRENAPTNLEAAAMAPDLAMAFMIWKPHNLRCRFGKHDLGTAITTTIPQMSRPPTTS is encoded by the exons ATGCCTCCGCCTCGCAAGATCCGCCATGCCAGCGTCTCGGCTTCCCCTCCGTGCAGCCGCCTGACCCGCCGCCCGACCCGCCGCAAAACAGCCATGCCCCCGCCTCGGCTAGCCCTTCGCGCAGATCCGCAGCCGCCCGACCCGCCAGGACCCGCCTCTCCTTCCCCTCGGCGCTCAAACAACCAAGCCGAGGAAATGCACCCACAAATGTGGAAGCTCCGCGCAGCCACACGAACTGCCATGCAACCACCTCGCACGATCTGCCATGCCCCCGCCTCGCACGATCCACCATGCCTTCGCCTCGGCTTCTCCTCCGTGCAACCGCCTGACCCGTCAGGACCCCGCCTCTCCTTCCCCTCCGCGCTCAAGCAACCAATCCGAGAAAATGCACCCACAAATTTGGAAGCCGCGGCAATGGCGCCCGATTTGGCTATGGCGTTCATGATTTGGAAACCGCACAATCTACGTTGCCGATTTGGAAAGCACGATCTTGGTACTGCAATCACAACAACTATCCCCCAAATGTCGCGCCCACCAACGACCAG CTGA